In the Nitrospirota bacterium genome, one interval contains:
- the trmB gene encoding tRNA (guanosine(46)-N7)-methyltransferase TrmB, with protein MTINVRKLRTTGRKSGRMSKRGRNALSTILPLIQLSTESVMDKADVFGREAPLYLEIGFGTGAFLSDKAATFPHHDFIGIEIYVTGIAKLLLNLMSPEDPTALSITNVKIFNKDARSVLENNIPPDSLDGVYILFPDPWPKKRHNKRRLITPEFTSILFHRLKAQGSIVVATDSDEYAAEIESSFASAGFVIEGEDLSDISRTAFALKAAKDNRQFQRYRFVKADTNSAK; from the coding sequence ATGACTATCAATGTAAGGAAACTCCGCACAACCGGCAGAAAATCCGGGAGGATGAGCAAGAGAGGGCGTAACGCTCTTTCCACAATACTCCCTCTTATCCAGCTCAGCACAGAGTCTGTTATGGATAAGGCCGATGTATTTGGAAGAGAAGCTCCCCTCTATCTGGAGATCGGGTTCGGAACCGGCGCCTTCCTGTCTGATAAGGCGGCAACATTCCCTCATCACGATTTTATCGGTATTGAAATATATGTGACCGGCATAGCAAAACTGCTGCTCAATCTTATGAGCCCGGAAGATCCCACCGCCCTTTCCATTACCAACGTCAAGATATTCAATAAAGACGCGAGGAGCGTGCTTGAAAATAATATACCGCCCGATTCTTTAGACGGCGTATATATTCTATTCCCTGACCCGTGGCCCAAGAAGCGGCATAACAAGAGAAGGCTTATAACTCCTGAATTCACCTCCATCCTTTTCCACAGGCTTAAGGCGCAAGGATCAATAGTCGTCGCCACAGACTCAGATGAATACGCGGCAGAGATAGAAAGCTCTTTTGCCTCTGCCGGATTCGTGATCGAAGGTGAAGACCTCTCTGATATAAGCAGAACCGCTTTTGCGTTAAAGGCCGCTAAAGACAACAGACAATTTCAAAGATACCGGTTTGTTAAGGCTGATACTAATTCAGCAAAATAA
- a CDS encoding exodeoxyribonuclease V subunit gamma — protein sequence MSNKILFIAPSGARNKREHIFKEIVELCPENDFSSVLYICPNSFIITEAERDFHDYLKRPAYIPFQAAALKQFAERVFNENYGGSIISERIRPLIISEIISEKNAGYTRLLSDLLRKLKNYMPGKELSGIRDKTVSLIFEEKAAKRAADAIENLIKYEDCIIKKGMADPEKVLKMSIPIIQESNAMPIVVIDGFFDPTPLELEVITALVEKAEDAFLLAESSSGICQSLSDFKGLSVIKLDSKFHRESPHYSSYPSIEEEVESIAKASKAMILEGTDPWDIVVSFPEIRKYAPIMKRVFAKHGVPLSIEEHDLSSASPVIAIESLLTCIEEDFPSYDFLALLTSPSFPEIHPLTKEWTVAYSYRAGIIKGKKSWLSIKETLLNSMTGKMEDEERARIESIQNGIKDIISLIENVKRKKTLPGFLDALEDALNKLGFSGSPEHTEITDMIEAQFDELRQFHKICGKTPNFESQPVALLRNLLRDMKAFSKRDGGVRLIPFELAAGVEPEALFFGGTVEADLPSRPVIDPILPEKVKKELGLPYLEYYISRQKRYFNMILHSSRREPYISCPSAEGDNLLLASPFLDWDSEIPSATLNIFSEEEIHVMEGMRGDHKVSSGSSLGKNPDIGSYFKGYISVTDIDSYRRCPRRFYIEKVLNMTAEEPPKFEVEARLWGSLAHKTMEHLFKEGDIDIDSMDKRLFDGLGLALKRFPVGDFWSKVAHDIFRRLLPELKAREKDIRADGFTPFEVEKKVTAEIGSLKLRGKIDRIDIKSSQQSAVSGQVRIIDYKTGVPDKENLQLPLYVSMWQKENPGIVERTGVYSLRDGRITWYPSKGEMAEYTEAALIKAEEIVSNIKRGIFHPEPHDAQECGYCYHSPLCEGTR from the coding sequence ATGAGCAACAAGATCCTTTTCATAGCCCCCTCCGGTGCGAGAAATAAAAGAGAACACATTTTTAAGGAGATAGTAGAGCTTTGCCCTGAAAACGATTTCTCCTCTGTGCTTTATATCTGTCCGAACAGCTTTATCATCACAGAGGCTGAAAGGGATTTTCATGATTATCTGAAGAGGCCCGCGTATATACCGTTTCAGGCCGCTGCGTTAAAACAATTTGCAGAGCGTGTCTTCAATGAGAATTACGGCGGAAGTATCATCTCTGAACGCATAAGGCCTCTCATTATCTCTGAGATCATCTCTGAAAAGAACGCGGGCTACACACGGCTTTTGTCCGACCTTTTGAGGAAGCTGAAAAACTATATGCCGGGGAAAGAGCTTTCTGGGATCAGGGATAAAACAGTCTCATTGATATTTGAGGAGAAGGCTGCAAAGAGAGCGGCGGATGCGATAGAGAATCTTATCAAGTACGAAGACTGTATTATTAAGAAAGGCATGGCTGACCCTGAAAAAGTCCTTAAGATGAGCATCCCGATCATTCAGGAATCCAATGCTATGCCTATCGTTGTGATAGACGGATTCTTTGACCCGACACCTCTTGAACTTGAGGTGATCACGGCGCTTGTGGAGAAAGCGGAAGATGCTTTTTTGCTTGCTGAAAGCAGCAGCGGCATATGCCAATCGCTGTCGGACTTCAAAGGTTTATCTGTCATAAAACTTGACTCAAAATTCCACAGGGAAAGCCCTCACTATTCCTCTTATCCCTCGATCGAGGAGGAGGTTGAATCAATAGCAAAGGCTTCAAAGGCGATGATCCTTGAAGGAACAGATCCGTGGGATATAGTTGTTTCATTCCCTGAGATCAGGAAATACGCCCCCATAATGAAGAGGGTCTTTGCAAAGCACGGCGTTCCGCTGAGCATAGAAGAGCATGACCTCTCAAGCGCAAGCCCTGTTATCGCTATTGAGAGCCTGCTGACCTGTATTGAGGAAGATTTTCCGTCCTATGACTTTCTCGCGCTCCTCACCTCGCCTTCATTCCCTGAGATCCATCCGCTCACAAAAGAGTGGACGGTCGCCTATTCATACAGGGCAGGCATTATCAAGGGCAAAAAGTCATGGCTTTCAATAAAGGAGACTCTCCTTAACTCCATGACAGGAAAGATGGAAGATGAAGAGCGCGCAAGGATAGAGAGCATTCAGAACGGGATCAAAGATATTATCAGCCTTATTGAGAATGTGAAGAGAAAGAAGACGCTGCCCGGATTTCTTGACGCTCTTGAAGATGCGCTGAATAAGCTCGGCTTCTCCGGCAGCCCGGAGCATACTGAGATCACGGATATGATAGAGGCGCAGTTTGATGAACTCAGGCAGTTCCATAAAATATGCGGCAAGACCCCGAACTTTGAAAGCCAGCCTGTCGCTCTGCTTAGAAATCTATTAAGAGATATGAAGGCGTTCTCGAAAAGAGACGGCGGAGTGCGCCTCATACCGTTTGAACTTGCCGCTGGAGTTGAGCCTGAAGCCCTCTTCTTCGGCGGAACGGTTGAGGCAGACCTTCCTTCAAGGCCTGTGATAGACCCGATACTGCCTGAGAAGGTGAAGAAGGAACTCGGCCTGCCGTATCTTGAATACTACATCAGCAGGCAGAAGCGTTATTTCAATATGATACTTCATTCCTCAAGGAGAGAGCCTTACATCTCCTGCCCTTCCGCTGAAGGGGATAACCTGCTTCTCGCTTCGCCGTTTCTTGACTGGGATTCAGAGATACCTTCTGCTACTTTGAATATATTTTCCGAGGAAGAGATACATGTAATGGAAGGGATGCGCGGGGATCATAAGGTCAGTTCAGGATCATCTTTGGGAAAGAACCCGGATATCGGCTCTTACTTTAAGGGATACATAAGCGTGACTGATATTGATTCATACAGGAGATGCCCCCGCAGGTTTTACATTGAGAAGGTACTGAACATGACCGCTGAAGAGCCGCCCAAGTTTGAGGTCGAGGCAAGGCTGTGGGGAAGCCTCGCGCACAAGACGATGGAGCATCTTTTCAAAGAGGGTGACATTGATATTGACAGCATGGATAAGCGGCTCTTTGACGGGCTTGGGCTTGCGCTCAAGAGGTTCCCGGTGGGAGACTTCTGGTCAAAGGTTGCTCATGATATCTTCAGGAGGCTCCTCCCTGAACTCAAGGCGCGCGAAAAAGATATAAGAGCTGACGGCTTCACCCCTTTTGAGGTTGAAAAGAAGGTGACTGCGGAGATCGGCAGCCTGAAACTTAGAGGCAAGATAGACAGGATAGACATAAAAAGCAGTCAGCAGTCAGCAGTCAGCGGTCAGGTGAGGATAATTGATTACAAGACTGGCGTGCCTGATAAGGAGAACCTTCAACTTCCTCTTTATGTCTCCATGTGGCAGAAGGAGAACCCTGGCATTGTTGAAAGGACAGGCGTCTACTCTTTAAGAGACGGCCGTATCACCTGGTATCCGTCGAAGGGTGAGATGGCGGAATATACCGAAGCCGCGCTCATAAAGGCTGAAGAGATCGTCAGCAATATAAAGAGAGGCATATTTCATCCAGAACCGCATGATGCGCAGGAGTGCGGATACTGTTATCACAGCCCGTTATGCGAAGGGACAAGGTAG
- a CDS encoding UvrD-helicase domain-containing protein: MSYLNTDKSVIISSPAGSGKTEKLARRYIALLKSGAGVERILAVTFTDKAAAEMKQRILTILKTEDSRLFDSLLEKMPLMRVSTIHSFCGTLLRRFSFEAGIDANYRVENAIDARIMWEEIIYELLMEAGAGDGNHELFLQTIGEKGFRGLANLSETVNYLYEKRPFSLEAAVPVHESTDMPQLIEELLSWEGAEEAIDGYRDYFTEVEKMPGFEDHFLTKEKEPRKKTPKGLGGIADYKEWAVKMHAVWKQKKFEEYANRALRIREIFKSCLKRHELLKSSRALLDFSDLEYIAYRMLTEEPEWANILYAFDEKTDHILVDEFQDTNNFQWAVIDRLTEEWRSGLGAKRDEGIKPTVFLVGDRKQSIYYFRGANVEIFRRAKEKLSEWLGDEFYYEEVKENYRSAPAIIEFTNAIFSKIMSADNASPAWMTEYGEFEARRKNLSGNGSVEIIMLEDADEGISLQREREADVMAKKINGLVGSLRITERKTGIQRECTHADIAILLRKRTHLKKYEEALARHGIPFIAVKGIGFYQEPEVAVLRALVYFLSNTKDDYSLYVLLKSPLFNIDEGSILQFISNEGDSLFGRMKNILKNNPPLPPFAKGGGTTPDSLCREGSPPLKKANSRCLKQDEGGFSELIDKAFALLQNWLIQSAHTPLAELIERALVETGAWRHYHEPQQRANIKKFIRIMEETESGGRPLIKIRAFLERTIGREDEAKANVNTAGMNAVKILTIHTAKGLEFPVVFLPAIEDQFTLRNNENLVYEKEGKFFFKSVTDAALRRGDEDFRLHLMKEEEEQKRLFYVAVTRAEEALFLVATWKEKGKSFLSYLKDGIGLEKIDDIYSVKEDIPGLSIVDGAEITAPSAEAAASKKIRHPHAEFISTPVRAEKEWKTVTGGIMAKGKGMKTAVPGEILHEIFEKISIGDITDDGIAETAASLFISRGMDEADAEDGIAEINKTVALLKEKGIWQSIIQPVKDSFAELPFIFESGSSVYRGRIDRVIKDGDVYNIYDYKTFPVTDDEIADTLNKFSFQLDIYKKAVKKIFDTDTVKSFIVFTHTGEVREV; the protein is encoded by the coding sequence ATGAGCTACCTCAATACAGACAAAAGCGTCATCATCTCATCTCCTGCAGGCTCAGGCAAGACCGAAAAGCTCGCGAGAAGATATATCGCGCTCTTAAAGAGCGGGGCAGGCGTTGAGAGGATACTCGCCGTCACATTCACTGACAAGGCCGCAGCTGAGATGAAGCAGAGGATCTTGACGATACTGAAGACAGAGGACAGCCGCCTGTTCGATTCCCTGCTTGAGAAGATGCCGCTCATGCGCGTCTCGACAATTCATTCCTTCTGCGGAACGCTTTTGAGGCGTTTCTCATTCGAGGCTGGCATAGACGCGAACTACAGGGTCGAGAATGCGATAGACGCAAGAATAATGTGGGAAGAGATAATATACGAACTCCTCATGGAGGCAGGTGCAGGAGACGGCAATCATGAACTCTTTCTCCAAACGATAGGCGAGAAAGGCTTCAGAGGGCTGGCAAACCTCAGCGAAACGGTCAATTATCTTTATGAAAAGAGGCCCTTCTCTCTTGAGGCTGCTGTCCCCGTGCATGAATCAACTGACATGCCGCAATTGATCGAGGAACTCCTCTCATGGGAGGGAGCGGAAGAAGCTATTGACGGCTATCGTGATTATTTCACAGAAGTTGAAAAGATGCCCGGCTTTGAAGATCACTTTCTGACAAAAGAGAAGGAGCCGCGCAAAAAAACTCCGAAAGGGCTGGGCGGAATAGCTGACTATAAAGAGTGGGCAGTGAAGATGCACGCCGTCTGGAAACAGAAAAAGTTTGAAGAGTACGCAAACAGGGCGCTGAGGATAAGGGAGATATTCAAAAGCTGCCTTAAGAGGCATGAGCTTCTCAAGAGCTCAAGAGCGCTTCTTGACTTCAGCGACCTTGAATATATCGCCTACCGCATGCTCACTGAAGAGCCTGAATGGGCGAACATCCTTTACGCGTTTGACGAGAAGACAGACCACATCCTGGTGGATGAATTTCAGGATACTAATAATTTTCAGTGGGCTGTGATAGACAGGCTTACGGAAGAGTGGCGCTCAGGCCTGGGCGCAAAGAGGGACGAGGGAATAAAGCCGACGGTATTCCTCGTAGGCGACAGGAAGCAGTCCATATATTATTTCAGAGGTGCCAATGTCGAGATATTCCGCAGGGCAAAGGAGAAGCTCTCAGAATGGCTTGGAGATGAATTCTATTATGAAGAGGTGAAGGAGAATTACAGAAGCGCGCCAGCTATCATAGAATTCACAAACGCCATCTTCTCAAAGATAATGTCCGCTGATAACGCCTCGCCCGCGTGGATGACAGAATACGGTGAATTCGAAGCCCGCAGAAAGAACCTCTCAGGCAATGGAAGCGTAGAGATAATAATGCTCGAAGATGCTGATGAGGGCATATCGCTTCAGAGAGAGAGAGAGGCGGATGTCATGGCAAAGAAGATAAATGGACTTGTCGGCAGCCTCCGCATCACAGAGAGAAAGACAGGGATTCAAAGAGAATGCACGCATGCTGACATCGCCATACTCCTCAGGAAGAGAACACATCTGAAAAAGTATGAGGAGGCGCTGGCCAGGCATGGCATCCCGTTTATCGCGGTAAAAGGGATCGGCTTTTATCAGGAGCCTGAGGTTGCGGTACTTAGGGCGTTGGTATATTTTCTCTCAAATACAAAGGATGATTACAGCCTCTATGTGCTTCTTAAAAGCCCGTTGTTCAATATTGATGAAGGCAGTATCCTTCAATTTATAAGCAATGAAGGAGACAGCCTGTTTGGAAGGATGAAGAATATCTTAAAGAATAATCCCCCCTTGCCCCCCTTTGCTAAAGGGGGGGGGACAACTCCTGACTCTCTTTGTAGAGAGGGATCCCCCCCTTTGAAAAAGGCCAACAGTAGGTGCCTTAAGCAGGATGAAGGGGGATTTTCTGAATTAATTGACAAAGCCTTTGCCCTTCTCCAAAACTGGCTCATACAATCAGCGCATACGCCGCTTGCCGAATTGATAGAGCGCGCTCTTGTTGAGACAGGCGCGTGGCGTCATTATCACGAGCCTCAGCAGCGCGCCAATATAAAGAAGTTCATCAGGATCATGGAAGAGACAGAGTCAGGCGGCAGGCCGCTTATAAAGATCAGGGCGTTCCTTGAAAGAACGATAGGCCGTGAAGATGAGGCGAAGGCGAATGTTAATACAGCAGGCATGAATGCCGTAAAGATACTGACGATTCATACGGCAAAGGGACTGGAGTTCCCTGTTGTCTTTCTTCCGGCGATCGAAGACCAGTTCACTTTAAGGAATAATGAGAACCTTGTGTATGAAAAAGAGGGGAAGTTCTTCTTTAAGTCTGTAACTGATGCCGCGTTGAGAAGGGGCGATGAAGACTTCCGGCTCCATCTGATGAAAGAGGAAGAGGAGCAGAAGAGGCTATTTTACGTTGCCGTTACAAGGGCCGAGGAGGCGCTCTTTCTTGTCGCAACATGGAAAGAGAAAGGCAAGAGCTTTCTCAGCTATCTGAAAGATGGGATAGGGCTTGAGAAGATAGATGACATCTACAGTGTTAAAGAAGATATTCCGGGGCTCTCAATTGTTGACGGAGCAGAAATAACAGCCCCTTCTGCTGAAGCGGCGGCGAGCAAGAAGATAAGGCATCCTCATGCTGAGTTCATTTCAACTCCTGTGCGAGCAGAGAAGGAATGGAAGACCGTCACAGGCGGTATTATGGCAAAGGGAAAGGGCATGAAGACGGCGGTTCCCGGTGAGATACTGCATGAGATATTCGAGAAGATATCCATAGGCGATATAACGGATGACGGGATAGCAGAAACAGCGGCAAGTCTCTTCATATCCAGAGGAATGGATGAGGCTGATGCTGAAGACGGCATAGCCGAGATCAATAAGACAGTCGCGCTTCTTAAAGAGAAAGGCATATGGCAGAGCATCATTCAGCCTGTAAAGGATTCATTTGCCGAACTGCCCTTTATCTTTGAGTCAGGAAGTTCTGTATACAGAGGCAGAATAGACAGAGTAATAAAAGATGGCGATGTTTACAATATTTATGATTACAAGACATTCCCGGTCACTGATGATGAGATAGCGGATACCCTTAATAAATTCTCTTTCCAGCTCGATATCTACAAAAAGGCAGTGAAGAAGATATTCGATACAGACACGGTAAAGTCGTTTATTGTTTTTACGCATACGGGAGAAGTGAGAGAGGTATGA
- the dinD gene encoding DNA damage-inducible protein D codes for MSNKKLVPMGSKSFEDLKKANEHGAEYWSARDLQPLLGYSQWRRFENAINRAITSCKQSGNESLYHFAGVGKMIDIGKGGSREVPDYNLSRFACYLIAQNGDPRKIEIANAQKYFAIQARKQEISDAIAADIERLELRKQTAEEFKALSGAARDAGVHDRMFGIFHDAGYKGMYGGLGRDAIKKQKRIPEKENLMDRMDSTELAANQFRMTQTRDKLARERIKEQQTAIRTHENVGKEVREAIKRIGGTPPEHLPPAEHIKQVKKRVKSAIPKLELEEKDAKGLIGKSEEV; via the coding sequence ATGTCAAATAAAAAATTAGTGCCAATGGGAAGTAAGTCTTTTGAAGACCTGAAGAAAGCAAATGAACATGGAGCTGAATATTGGAGTGCAAGGGATCTTCAGCCTCTTTTAGGGTACAGTCAGTGGCGGCGCTTTGAGAACGCCATAAACAGAGCCATAACGTCTTGTAAACAATCAGGAAATGAATCTTTGTATCATTTTGCCGGCGTTGGCAAAATGATCGATATCGGGAAAGGTGGGAGCAGGGAAGTACCCGACTATAATCTTTCACGTTTTGCCTGTTATCTTATTGCTCAGAATGGTGATCCGCGCAAGATCGAAATTGCTAATGCTCAGAAGTATTTTGCTATACAAGCCCGCAAGCAGGAAATATCAGATGCAATTGCCGCAGATATTGAGCGCTTGGAACTTCGCAAACAGACTGCCGAAGAATTCAAGGCACTGTCAGGCGCGGCGCGTGATGCAGGAGTGCATGACAGAATGTTCGGGATTTTCCATGATGCCGGATATAAAGGCATGTATGGAGGGCTTGGCAGGGATGCGATAAAGAAACAAAAGAGAATACCTGAAAAAGAAAATCTCATGGACCGCATGGATAGCACCGAGTTAGCGGCAAACCAATTCCGTATGACGCAGACGCGCGATAAGCTTGCACGTGAACGGATAAAGGAACAACAGACAGCTATAAGAACACATGAAAATGTCGGCAAAGAAGTTAGAGAAGCAATCAAACGAATCGGCGGAACACCACCTGAACATCTTCCCCCTGCTGAACATATTAAGCAGGTCAAAAAACGTGTAAAAAGCGCTATCCCTAAACTGGAATTGGAAGAAAAAGATGCAAAAGGATTGATAGGCAAATCGGAAGAGGTATGA
- the rsmA gene encoding ribosomal RNA small subunit methyltransferase A, with protein MKRPFGQHFLFDPNILNKIVDCSGVTDEDTVVEIGPGLGRLTGILSDRAKKVIAIEFDKRLIERLTDELADRKNVEIVQGDALKFPYEDIKGNFKVVANIPYYITTPIIFKLLEYKDKMPSMTLLMQKEVAKRITAAPGTKDYGVLSITTQLYTEPVLKFSVSKKAFSPPPKVDSAVLHFNVSSKPRFMMKDEELFLKVVRAAFSQRRKTILNGLKKFEGIKDALDKSGIGAKLRPEVLGIEDFARLSDALA; from the coding sequence ATGAAACGCCCCTTTGGACAGCATTTTTTATTCGACCCGAATATCTTGAACAAGATAGTTGACTGCAGCGGCGTTACGGATGAAGATACGGTCGTTGAGATAGGCCCGGGGCTTGGCAGGCTGACAGGGATACTTTCGGATAGGGCTAAGAAGGTAATAGCCATAGAGTTTGACAAGAGGCTGATCGAGAGGCTCACAGACGAACTTGCAGATAGAAAGAACGTAGAGATAGTTCAGGGTGACGCGCTTAAATTCCCGTATGAAGATATCAAGGGAAATTTCAAGGTCGTTGCCAATATCCCGTACTACATCACCACCCCTATTATCTTTAAACTGCTTGAGTATAAAGATAAGATGCCGTCCATGACGCTGCTGATGCAGAAAGAGGTCGCAAAGAGGATAACAGCAGCACCGGGCACAAAAGACTACGGCGTTCTCTCTATTACAACTCAGCTGTATACAGAACCTGTATTGAAATTCAGTGTCTCAAAAAAGGCCTTCTCCCCTCCGCCAAAGGTTGATTCAGCAGTGCTTCATTTCAATGTGTCATCAAAGCCCAGATTCATGATGAAGGATGAAGAACTCTTTTTGAAGGTAGTCCGTGCCGCATTTTCACAGAGGAGAAAGACTATACTTAACGGCCTTAAGAAGTTTGAAGGGATAAAGGATGCGCTTGATAAGTCCGGCATAGGCGCGAAGCTCAGGCCTGAAGTCCTCGGCATTGAAGACTTTGCACGGCTTTCTGATGCTTTGGCATAA